A window of Belonocnema kinseyi isolate 2016_QV_RU_SX_M_011 chromosome 10, B_treatae_v1, whole genome shotgun sequence genomic DNA:
ACTTGAATCATCAAAGCTGCAATGTAAATAAAATGCAACACTGTATGCAACATGCTTTTGATACGGTCCTATATCGAAAGGATTTTCAGAAAGTTCCAATAATAGACATTCAATGGCAGCATATACAGAAAATGAAACTTGGTTGTTAAACctgtagtttttaaatttcaaacatttttcaagctTCTTTGGTAATATCATTCGACATTGATTCGAATTTTCACAGTCTGATTTATGATTCTGAAaggatttttcaaacttaaagtgACATAGACACCTATCACACAAAAGTGTACGATGTCTATCCTTTGCAAATTGAGATTTTACTAGTCgggataagtttttaatcaaagtcAAGTGGTATATGGGATCACTATCATTTGATTCGTTTTCATTAGCATATTCAgagtaaaattttgtattctcaaTCATTAAAAGATGAATTGTGGGATGTCTAGACTTTGCTTTGCTTAAATACAATTGTACAATTtcagcttttttatattttttgttatcgtTTTCTATATCTTCAACGTTTATGCACAacctattcatttttttagattgttGAATGTCTTCAAGAGTTACAGGAAACGAGATTCCATCATGCTTTAGTTCTGAATTATAATGAGGATAGGAAGTCCCTTGATTTACGTGGTCTTGCGCAGGATGGAGAGCTGCCATTATCGACCACAGAAAGCAATAAacatcattattttcaatttttaaaacagctTTCTTGTCTCGGATAAATTTTGGTAACTCAATAAATGTTGATATAAGCTGCCtacttttttcaacatatttttaattctctgaacaGCTATTGATCTTGCATCCTCCAGAAAATGTTTAAGatctttatgttttaaatttactatACATCCGGTTCGAACTCTACTCTTAAATGCTGATTCTAATTCTTGCCACTGTATTCTATctgtttttttcttataatttgcaATAACTTTCCCCCCAtttctcatttcttttaattttagttttaatgctTTTAAGATTCCAACTGTTGACTGTATATGCATTTTCTGACCTACTGAAAAGTCTAAAAATGCTTAAGCATATTATTTAATATACGGATATTTTTCGTACCAAACTTGATCCacttacttctttttttaatttttgttttctctatCAATAACCTGTTTGCCTGGTCCATGATGGAGATGCTTCTTCTGCTCTGGTTAGGATCCATTTTTCTGCCAGGTGTGTGTCCTCTACAAAATTTTTATAGTCGCAATTGACTGCAGAAGTTTTTCGCTGCTGCTCTGATGTTGATTGGGAAGCTACTGAAAGAAAGTTTGATGTGAAACGACTCTATATCAAAATTGTATAgacatttatggaaattttggtaatttatggaaattttggaaatttatgaaaattcatggaaattggggaaattaatagaaatttatcataatttattgaaaatttaccgaAAGTTACCAGTATTTTAATAATAGGTTTATTGAATGCATGCTAAACACAAAGTCATCGTTCTTTTGGAAAATCTCATAAAAGAAAAACTCAAATTCAGTTTCTTCTTCGCTAGGGTTAGTAaatagttctgaaaaaatttgtataaactaACCCCTCACAACGTTTTGTGTGCCTCGTTCACGACAGCCAATTGCACCCTTGATATTTACTAGGGTGGAGATTCTCACCAAGGAGCATAAACGTGTTCCCCTTATGTGCAACAAAAAACCGATGAGACCTCGGAAGTTGTTCAAAGTTCGTACTAACCGAAATTCATGTTAACCGAATAAAACTCCATAAGGCCCTGTATAACTCTACCAGGACCGTGATTGTTTCTGTACGCGTTAACCGATTGTTCGCCTTAACCGAAATCGTGTAAACGAGGGTTTACggtattccattttgggttaaaaatttatcttttttagatgagaaTTCAGTTATTTATatgaatgtatttattttgttgaaaattcgtttttcaaaagatacatctttttggtagaaaattcacctttttgcttgcaaattcaacacttttattaaaaattaatagatttattcaaaaaatcgcGTGTAGTCTGGTTTAGGCGAAGTTATCCAACATAATGTTATGTtatacaaagtaattttttatatagatGTAATTCAGGGTTAAACAACATTAGCGTGAAATCCAGACAAAAACATATGTGTGGCAAAAGCTTTgcaaagaagaattaaaagaactttTGAAACCAAAGTTGgtcaagtaataaaaaaatacataaattttaaagtaattttcaacagttatatttatcaattacattttaattcaaagaaattgtatgaagaattacaatatatttaaataattataaattatttacaaaattaatacagAATTTTCGAGATCCTTAAACATAAAATCTgaacaaaaagtattaataaatttggaaatttcggaTATTTCTCATTTTCTACTTAGAGTTTACTGGAAATCCCTTATCTCTACAAAAGCATCTGAGGGgggttaaaattaaatacattttttaaatttatatcggTACGTTCATTTTTACAGAAAACTGTTTGAGTAACTGGTTTTAGTGATTTCCACTAAGTTCCAGGGGACGGTCGTAGATAGCGGCACTGTACAGTTACAGAGAATAAAGaggtatttataataaaataaagattgtaacattaaaaatataaattacttggTGGTTCaggcccccccccctcccaactaagtatttttattattcaattcccttttcccccactctttgcgtttacataaacccgaagccccttcaaaaaaaatcatagcccccccccctgaaaaaatcctggctacgccactggTTATGAGGGGTTTAAAGGGTTTTACATGTAACTTTAAcactaaagtaaaattttttagaaattatatcaagtgcttttatttgaaaactgtctAATTTGGAGCGCTctgaatttcaatgtttcaatgtttaactcttccaattttgaaattgtacagtttaTAATAAGTTCTGTTTGCAGTTTGGCTATTATATGTATTCGTTGGGCTTTCTTGTCAGTTTCttagaaataatgatttttcaccggaaattcaaataaatctaaataaattattgaatccCACAAACAAAAGTTTATCTAAGTGGCGTTCCAAAAGATCATAAacgtcattttttgaaattgggtTTATCGGCTTCAAAAATCAAATAACtcaattacatttttccattAAACTTTTCACGCTTTAATTGGTCACAATTAAGTTCTACTTGGTTCGAATAATCAAAAAACCAAAACATACTAAAACTTCAAGATTTATTTAAGGCCCtcataaatatttggaaaattatgaaagtccattgatatctttgaaaatattttgaattccctacaaATCGTCTAAAGTTCcttaaaatacttagaaatcaattgaaatcacGTGAAATCCCTCGAAGCATCTAGAAATAACTTCAGGTCATGTAAAATCCTTTATACtattttgaaatacttcgaaAATGCTCAAAAAATCTCTACACTGGAAACACTTtgaatttttgcataaatatcttgaaaatatttttaaacccatTCAAAACGTTTTGCAAAATCGTTAAACTCGCtctaaattcctgaaagtctTCTAAAATTGGTAGAAATTCATAAGAATcttgtgaaattaattaaaatcctttcattGGCCATGCAATTTCAGATGATttttggaaatcatttgaaatatttaattacttttagtGCTCAGAAATGCTTTAAAGTTATCGGAATCCTTTTGGAAATGCTGCGAagtcttttgcaatattttgaaatttggagTAATCTTACTATCTGGTGAAATTAACTTGAATTCTCTTATCAAAGTAGATGATTGAAGATATGTATTTATaagaataatgaaatatatcGCCACCACATAAATTATATTAACAGATGCTGTAAGCCAATTGAAAATTGGtaactttatttttcagttttatttttctttaagattatataaatataatttccctaAGTgtcttgaaaaattcatcttaaaccaaataattgaattatcaaacaaaaaagatgaatttcgaacgaaaaatggaataattgctATTTCAgcccaaaatatttttatttttaataaaaaacagttgaatttatccaaaaaatacccCTTTTAAATACAATACGTAAATCcttaaccataaaagattaattttcaaccagttgaattttttactcaaaatattaaatatcttcCAAGAGAGACCAATTTTCTAGAAAGTGGTTacagtaatttcatttttaactactattttcaaccaataaaggtggattctcaacgaaaaatacaatagttgatgaataagctaaaaatatttttaattttaagtcaaaaagattttaatttattcaaaatataataatttatataataattatacgaTATAAgtacataattttataaacgtttagaaatctttcaacaattacaaatatttgtaatctttttaaaattcaaaagatttcagaatatctATTAAGCTGACTAACtttattcactaaaatttttttcaaatctttgagattcattttggataatttttttaatctcttgtaatgttttttaaactatttaaatattccatttaaattcattttttaattaaagaattacttTATACATTCCCAGGAATCCTaagagaattttttcattatcttgaatccttttaaaatctttaagatacTTCACAAATTtagttcgaaatcttaaagaatctacattttgttacgagttatttttcattttttgtaatttctgaaattgattaaaaaaatctaaatatcttttaaaatgattccaaatttaagtaaaattttgaaaatcttctgaaaaattaaagcatttctaacaataaattgtttataaatgttttcaagtattttcttaaaataaatcctgtaaaataaaaaatgattcgaaattttgggacaaatctttcgaaaaaatttcactttgttcaacttgaaacctttcgaaattgttaaaaagcttctagattttttctctaaatcttcgcaaatctacattttattttaaataaaatattttaaatccttgacaggcttcaaaaatttattttagaaacttaaaaaattttgagtttttttaaaattttatttctacgtGTATCGTTACCCGCAGTCGGTACATTTCGTAAACTAAGACACTTAATTTTTGACCATAATTTAATGTTCTCTTTTATCAAAGATGCGTAGACATTTACTAagttattttacagaaaatgcttgatttatattattagatAAATACATAGAACCTCATTAAATATGATCAAGGCCTCATGAATAGAATCATTGTCACTTTCATAACATATGTCAAAAactttaagaatataatattgttGCCTTTATTATTATAGAATCGTTAGCAAATTAAAGTTTctcttttagaaacaaatttttagaattaaaatttcttatttagaacattcttgaaaattgaaaaaaaaaactaaacacaGCCACTATTCATTTAGATAATCAACAAGCATAAGTGCAAGCTTTTTGATAATCTCGTTTCACCTTCTTTCAGACAGGATTACTTTAATGTGTGTTTATCGATGTCATTTTTTGTTGCAGGATTTATAAAAGAAGATGACATTTGAAGAATGGTACTTGTCACCCGGGAGGTATGTTTACGAAAACTGTTATGAGCCTCGTTTGGATTTGGAGAGACCACCCTACTGCTTTCCCTTATTTTCCGCTAAATCGGCCATCCTTGGCGTGACGGAAATGTGAAGGTACTTAGCTACAGGTAAACATACCCTAAATCACTAACGGGGCCACGGGAGTGCTCCGGACTGCCCTCACTATTCGTAAAACTGCAACAGTCATAAAAGTCCAGAAAGTCGTATTACAAGATTTTAGTGGTGGAGGTAGAAGTTTGACCttatttcataaatttggttCATTTCCGACAAGGAAGGcatattaaaagaaatattatattcctcagaaatttttaaacttgtaaaattatatttctcaggaatttttaaattagtataatttacagattttcaaaaataattacggTCTTTGGGATACAATATctatagtttataataaaaaagttataaatataaatataaaaagttaatatctatagtttaaaatataatatctaCATAAATGCGACAATTATTCGCATGCATGCGCGCGTTCTCGTCCCTGGagttttatttcctaaaattaaaaatatgatctaCTTGAAAATCCatgattaaacaaattattatatattaagactttgtaaaattttcgaaacaataatGAATCATTACGAATTTGAAGggtcttgaaatttataaaaatgtatgtataacgatttttaattgaaaacgttcaaaatccaataattttagatcaggtaaaatttaaaaaaaggcagtATTTCGAATAGAGTGCAAATTAATTgaacttgtatcatttctaaaaaaaaagcgtttaaaattaaagaatataaagTTGACAGGGTTTGAAAACAAACAATTGGTAATCACAAActgtctaaataaaaaaattttgaatttaaataattcttaattcgATGCgattaaaattggacaatttgaagctaaaaataaatttcatatgtaTTCCAAAGTCAACCTTTTTGAAGTTCTAGAATTTCTaattgctattaaataaaaaatatgatttaatattaaacttgagcagataattttttctaagatcaaaaaataaattcaccgtcTCTTTCACtgcgattttcaaatttatattattttaagtaaatttaaattatttagaaaataaaaaaaattaaacatttttaaattgttgactattgttgtttagtttttaacacttaatttatattatgaatttttgaaactttccaataaaatatttttcaattttaagtaattcattttcacatcttcaactaaaaatcggacaactgtaatatatttaattgaaaaaaaattatacatagcaAGATCACTatgattcttattttttatgttgcacaattttaagccttacaattaaaattttcgaagttGAGTTTGAGATGTTCTATATTTTGAAACaatgtcaaattgaaaaaaaaattaattttccaataccTAGTtctaaaatattctcatttttaagtctatagaatttaattagaatatttaaatccaaaattattgAACATAAAACTTACCGAAATTGAAACGAAacaattgacaatattttaatctaatataattagatttaaaactgactgaaattttgaaagatattgtgaaatttgaaatttaaatcctccaaaaactataaaatgttttcggaaatttcattctaaatgttttcgaatttatgcttttgaagccaaaaactttagttttaaggccttcaaaaaatgtaactattttagaatttgatttctggtaaaaaatccCTATTGTTTTCACCGATCACTATTAAGGAATATTAAATATTGTGAATCTTTAAAGTATAAATGCAATGCTTTCTAATTGacaccattaaaaattaaataaaattgttcaaattaaaattagtaaaaagtcCTTATAGGCAGTTGGATTATAAAGACATAATATTACTTTTAGCAACatcatttgattacaaatttaacgcctataaatatagaattaaaaaaaaatgttaacattactattttttgttcttacactttttaagttttaaatctgAAATCATTACATTTCGGAagggtttttttgaaaatgtaccaaACACTCAGTTTAGAGTTTACACTATtttgatatgttttaaatatttggaattgaaaattccaaGTGCATTAAATTTTgcttacttcaattttaaattatgcaatttaaaatcattataattagaTTCTCTTGcccaaggttaatttttaacttttcatttgcaattgaaacatttgttttattcaaaagtaaCCTGAGTTTCTTTTAACCTGGCTTTTTAACTGAAACTCTAAATTGTTATACTTTTATAAATCCAAAGTCTGGGTACCTGtctctcaaatattttattacttagaATTTATTTCAGAGAAGAAATTATAGAAACTAGAAGTGGAACactatgtattttcaaaattctcattgTAAAAGCGAAATGCAGTGCAGTTTTATGACAAAGAGGATCTATGTAAATTTTCTTTGGCGATACGATCTTCAGAAACAGGTCAGCTCTTATTCTTATTGTCAGTGGCTTACTCTGTATTGTGCAATGGGCCATTTCGGAAGCAACAGTAGGACcccaataatttaataaaagtgtATTTTTCGGAGAAACGACTTACGGCCCAGAATTGCAAGCAAAGGTCTCACCCTCGACCTAGGGTCCTTCTCAAATTTTGAAGGGGCCCACAATTCTCGTTTATGTATACTCAGGTGGAAGAGAGCAAACTACTCAGTGCACCTAATCATTTAAGTAAGTTTTAGAAAaacttcgaagaaaaaaaattttacgagaatgagaaaaaaaagttatttatctttctttattagcagatataacattttaataactaattttatatTCTAATCTTCCTATTTTTCGgcaaaaacgaataaaaataattgaaatatcatTATTCTTAGAAATTGTTTATTCTAAGTGATTGCTTTCGTATCACTTTTATTTATATCTgctataataagtatatttaaaaatataagactcCAATAAAAAGGGTCTAAATTTGAtgtttaattgaagattttttttttcaagtatatcgcggttacttttttcgattttcttttgtaatttaagagatattttataatttttttatctgattaaacttatattttaattttttgctcatTTTGGGTtcatccaattttaattaaatcaaaacattttaagttatacagcgttcaaaattgtgttttttttcatttacatttatttaaaaataaataattcatatcaaataatatttaatgaaagaaaaaaaggataatttaacTGAACATATTATTACAgacattataattaatttttatccaaaatagaatGATAACTTTCTCTATTATGTtgcttcaacaattttaaaattcaaactttataaaattttgttgctcTTAACCTCCACGATTAAATTTCCTTCTACTCTTCAACCATTTTTGTGCCTTGaagtcttttggcttgaaaatatttgtgttttttaatttatatatatatatttttttaaataggcatTTACTTTTTTCCAATTGAAGGACAGTCAAAAGTTTGGTGATATGTTAAAGCTCTtcataattaactattttttaatggaGTTTCTATATGTGAACCGAAATAATTTTGCTATTTATACCGAATTTTCGATAGAAATAGTCCCTTTTCCTGTTCCCGTTATTATTCCCGAAAATATCCGGCCATTTGTACCGGAATTTCGGTACATCTAAATACggccattaaaaatgttttaatccaatttattttatttttatccgaaaatatttgtttcacgCTCACGGAATtccgacaaaaaataattttcaaaattacattttatattctcatcatttaggTTTGAGAAAATAATATAATCGTCTGAAATGTAACATCTTAGCTTTTCAACAGATATTTTACGTCAAACGACGACAGATACGCGAAAAAagattaacaaaagaattaaagcTTTTCCAaatacctaaaaatttattttaactacttTTCGTATGACTCGGTTTTTCATGGAAAATGAATAAGtcgataattttaattctaagctTAACAACGACATATACGTAAAAATGttccaaacaaaaaatggtatagcttTTTAAAGGACCTCTAATTTTCCCTGTACCATTTTTGATGTAACTCGAAATCTTGGTTTTATTGATCGAAAATACTGTGAACCAAATCCCAAATTCCAATTTTGAGCCAAATGAAGTAAAATGCGGGGAAAAGTCTCAAATAAGAATCAGTATCAAACAATCTCTTGATAGGacttgtcattttggttttaCTTGTCGAAAATACTATGGGAGAAAATCGAAATTCAAGTTTTGGGCCAAAAAACGTAAAATAcggaaaaaagttcaaaaaggatttttaacttttaaaaagtcttatacatcttatttaaaccattttgatataggattttttatttaggttttaattttcgaaaataatatgaaaaaaaatcgaaaattcaaactatATGAGCCAAACGACATGAAATACAGAAAAAAGTTCCAAGGAAGAACTTCAGATTTTAAAAAGTCCTACAAAATGTTCCTCAACCATTTTTGATAGGACTTGTCATTTTGATTCGTCAACAATCccatgaaaaaattccaaattcatattttgaaccaaacgataTGAAATATTGGGGAAAACTAGATGTCTCTCATTTTGCTTCATTATTGTTAGtagttatatgaaaaaataataaaaaacattctttgaaaaattaatgaagagAGTAATAACAATTTTCCTCTGGAATATAATCAAATAGAATCGTATTGCACAAACTGGGATTTGTTTGCGTTTGTATAGACTGACGGCAAACACAAGTCTGTAACAATAAATGTGGAAACGACCGGGGTTGCTTTTAATTAGGGCTGATTAAGAAGCGGCCATTTTATTATGTTTACCGAACATGTTTCCTCTCTTCTGATGGGAACATACGGTTGACAATTGCGTGGGTGGAGCAAATTTTCCATTATATACTCCTTGGACCAAATGGCAGGACGTGCATTTCAGAATATATGGCATACGTGCAAAGTCGTATGGTTCCGACGCTTGGCTTCTATCCATCTTGAGTGATCCGACGTTTCGgtgttcaatttttgttaatgaaataatacaatttttagttcttttttatttgtaagctatgaaatttgatgaaattgaaacattacattttcaaactcCAAATTGCCAAAATCCAAACTTGGAAGCAacccttcaaatcttttgaaagaattatatcaaatgtattaccaggtgtatacatatgaaaccggtattttttcaagaaaaaaacacatttatttcaagagaatgataacaaatattttattcaaagtatgcgcNNNNNNNNNNNNNNNNNNNNNNNNNNNNNNNNNNNNNNNNNNNNNNNNNNNNNNNNNNNNNNNNNNNNNNNNNNNNNNNNNNNNNNNNNNNNNNNNNNNNacgccaattagcacaaatggtaagttccgacagtgcctacaagtgtgcctactggccgctaaatggcaataccggtttcatatgtatacacctggtacatattTTAAAGAGATCTTACTAAGTTAGCATCTAAAATCGCCTAAAATTGTATCTTTGATTAAACTTTTGTATATTTTCTCGATTATTTTCCAAATAGATAAGGGAAAACAGACAAAAATGATAATCCaaacatatatttataaaaagtgcTAGTTTCATACACATCCTTTTagcaatgtttaaataaaaaatagatgtttTTAGATTTAAGCTAAATATTCCCAGgcgaaaaaattatacatataggTTATagatatagtgtgaagtattatatataatattcatttgttttatacattttttgtataaaacaaatgaatattatatataatacttcacactactATATATATAAGCTTTATATAATTTTTGCACCTGGTTTTATGCCTTAATTTCATGAAATCATAATGGGATTCATGGGTAA
This region includes:
- the LOC117181202 gene encoding uncharacterized protein LOC117181202, whose protein sequence is MAALHPAQDHVNQGTSYPHYNSELKHDGISFPVTLEDIQQSKKMNRLCINVEDIENDNKKYKKAEIVQLYLSKAKSRHPTIHLLMIENTKFYSEYANENESNDSDPIYHLTLIKNLSRLVKSQFAKDRHRTLLCDRCLCHFKFEKSFQNHKSDCENSNQCRMILPKKLEKCLKFKNYRFNNQVSFSVYAAIECLLLELSENPFDIGPYQKHVAYSVAFYLHCSFDDSSSKLQIYRGQDYIEWFVNELKEIAQNIDSQLTCIVPMEKLTTKQEMEFLSAKNCHICEEPFTENNIRHHDHNHFTDKFCGVSHQGCNVNYKDSHTVPVVFHNLSGYDSHFIIKALAKQFEDKVKLLPVNKEKYISFTKYVAGTKVNLRFIDSFCFMPSSLEKLSSYLGNKDKKITLRHCNNPDEYQ